In one window of Osmia lignaria lignaria isolate PbOS001 chromosome 11, iyOsmLign1, whole genome shotgun sequence DNA:
- the LOC117610354 gene encoding transmembrane protein 205, giving the protein MCVRTVVGTESSKPVAVYNNQQNKFQKAKEKYMKLHDEMVAKELEIIEERKSQTVFIPELADDILRASTINYSSLLKVLSKYYEAIQQTKIFKVLFYTTQPAHVIMIAAVLCVTSALVSTTERTHVGHSQSRATSFIYLASFVMHLGAQVWMTFVSGLSLYFALPRHTFGEVQRILFPRYFTINACLSFTTLLIFVKYHPIHTWNTEIAIQVGAMFSAFFLELLIRLYLTPPLLQLIVQKNTLERAAGVGNEIGVHNPGPLKHCPHYLKIHQAFRRVHVYIAMGNMLTMGCTVLHLHYIASKLCIL; this is encoded by the exons ATGTGTGTACGTACGGTTGTCGGTACCGAAAGCAGCAAGCCGGTAGCAGTATACAACAACCAGCAGAACAAATTTcaaaaagcaaaagaaaaatacatgAAGTTACACGACGAAATGGTTGCTAAGGAGCTGGAAATCATCGAAGAACGGAAAAGTCAAACAGTCTTCATACCAGAACTTGCCGATGACATTTTGAGGGCCAGCACCATAAACTACAGCTCGTTGCTGAAAGTATTATCAAAGTATTACGAGGCGATACAGCAAACAAAGATATTCAA agTTTTATTCTACACCACGCAACCAGCTCACGTAATCATGATCGCAGCAGTATTGTGCGTAACATCGGCTCTTGTATCGACGACCGAGAGAACACATGTTGGTCATTCTCAATCTAGAGCAACCTCTTTCATCTACCTTGCATCGTTCGTGATGCATCTTGGTGCCCAAGTCTGGATGACATTTGTCTCGG GTCTTTCGTTATATTTTGCATTGCCAAGACACACGTTCGGAGAGGTACAACGtattttgtttccgagatactttaCCATCAATGCCTGTCTCAGTTTTACCACCCTTCTGATATTCGTCAAGTACCACCCAATACACACATGGAACACTGAAATTGCCATTCAG GTGGGTGCAATGTTTAGCGCCTTCTTTTTGGAGCTACTGATACGACTGTATCTGACACCACCTCTTCTGCAACTGATAGTACAAAAGAACACTTTGGAACGTGCCGCTGGAGTCGGCAATGAAATCGGTGTTCATAATCCAGGCCCATTGAAACACTGCCCTCATTATTTAAAGATTCATCAAGCCTTTCGACGTGTTCACGTTTACATTGCAATGGGAAATATGCTAACCATGGGATGTACAGTGTTACATCTTCATTATATAGCTAGCAAATTATGCATTCTTTAA
- the wap gene encoding DDB1 and CUL4 associated factor wap has product MALHSVPPKRKEIYKYEAPWPLYSMNWSVRPDKRFRLALGSFVEEYNNKVQIVSLDEETSEFSAKSTFDHPYPTTKIMWIPDSKGLFPDLLATSGDYLRVWRAAEPETRLECVLNNNKNSDFCAPLTSFDWNEVDPNLIGTSSIDTTCTIWGLETGQVLGRVNMVTGHVKTQLIAHDKEVYDIAFSRAGGGRDMFASVGADGSVRMFDLRHLEHSTIIYEDPQHTPLLRLAWNKQDPNYLATVAMDACEVIILDVRVPCTPVARLNNHRASVNGIAWAPHSSCHICTAGDDHQALIWDIQQMPRAIEDPILAYTAAEGEVNQIQWGATQPDWIAICYNKAAEILRV; this is encoded by the exons ATGGCGTTACATAGTGTACCgccgaaaagaaaagaaatttacaaATATGAAGCACCATGGCCCTTGTATAGTATGAACTGGTCTGTTCGACCTGATAAGAGGTTTCGTTTGGCTCTTGGTAGCTTTGTAGAAGAATATAACAACAAAGTGCAAATAGTATCACTGGATGAAGAAACCTCTGAATTTAGTGCCAAAAGTACTTTTGATCATCCTTATCCAACTACAAAAATTATGTGGATACCAGATAGTAAAG GTTTGTTTCCTGATCTCTTAGCTACATCTGGTGATTATCTAAGAGTCTGGCGAGCAGCTGAACCAGAAACTCGTTTAGAATGTGTCTTAAACAACAATAAGAATTCAGATTTTTGTGCTCCTCTCACATCTTTTGATTGGAATGAAGTAGATCCAAATTTAATTGGTACTTCAAGTATAGACACAACATGTACCATCTGGGGTTTAGAAACAGGCCAAGTTTTGGGTAGAGTAAACATGGTTACCGGCCATGTTAAGACACAATTAATTGCCCATGACAAAGAAGTATATGATATTGCATTTAGTCGAGCCGGTGGTGGTCGCGACATGTTCGCATCTGTTGGCGCCGATGGGTCTGTGAGAATGTTTGATTTACGACACTTGGAACATTCGACGATAATTTACGAAGATCCACAGCATACACCATTGTTGAGACTTGCTTGGAATAAGCAAGATCCTAATTATCTGGCGACGGTTGCGATGGATGCATGCGAAGTAATAATTTTAGACGTTCGGGTCCCTTGTACGCCAGTTGCGAGATTAAATAATCATAG aGCAAGCGTTAATGGCATAGCTTGGGCTCCACATTCATCTTGTCATATTTGTACAGCAGGAGATGATCATCAAGCATTAATTTGGGATATACAACAAATGCCAAGAGCTATCGAGGATCCGATTCTCGCTTACACTGCTGCAGAAGGTGAAGTGAATCAGATTCAGTGGGGTGCTACACAGCCCGATTGGATTGCAATTTGTTATAATAAAGCAGCAGAAATCCTCAGGgtgtaa
- the RnrS gene encoding ribonucleoside-diphosphate reductase subunit M2 isoform X1: protein MPLQVSTKENVCKNHEIVFYNDKASPKKLCTSPIISQDNGIRNLMVKTEAVRKLQLKENEFNPELEPLLKENPRRFVVFPIQWPDIWQMYKKAEASFWTVEEVDLSKDTFDWDRLNASEKHFISHVLAFFAASDGIVNENLVERFSQEVQITEARCFYGFQVAMENVHSEMYSLLIDTYIADANERDFLFNAIENLPCVAKKANWALNWINHETATFPERVVAFAAVEGIFFSGSFAAIFWLKKRGLMPGLTFSNELISRDEGLHCDFACLLFKHIVQKPSVERVTSIIKDAVEIEQEFLTDALPVEMIGMNCKLMCQYIEFVADRLLVELGCQKIYMSENPFDFMEHISLEGKTNFFEKKVGEYQKWGIMQDKIESNFTLNADF from the exons ATGCCACTTCAAGTATCAACCAAAGAAAATGTTTGTAAGAATCACGAGATTGTATTTTACAACGATAAA GCATCTCCAAAAAAGTTATGTACCTCGCCAATTATTTCTCAAGATAATGGTATAAGAAATTTA ATGGTTAAGACAGAAGCTGTcagaaaattgcaattaaaagaaaatgaattcaaCCCAGAATTAGAACCATTGTTGAAGGAAAATCCACGTAGATTTGTTGTCTTTCCTATTCAGTGGCCTGATATTTGGCAAATGTACAAGAAAGCAGAAGCATCATTTTGGACTGTAGAAGAAGTAGATCTTTCTAAG GATACATTTGATTGGGATCGTTTGAATGCCagtgaaaaacattttatatcccatgtatTAGCATTTTTTGCAGCCTCTGATGGAATTGTCAATGAAAATCTGGTCGAACGATTTAGTCAGGAAGTGCAAATAACGGAGGCGCGTTGCTTTTACGGTTTTCAAGTGGCTATGGAAAATGTGCATTCTGAAATGTACTCATTGTTAATTGATACATACATTGCAGATGCCAACGAAAG AGACTTTTTGTTTAATGCCATTGAGAATTTACCTTGTGTTGCAAAGAAAGCTAATTGGGCACTAAATTGGATAAATCATGAAACTGCCACCTTTCCTGAACGTGTAGTTGCGTTTGCTGCAGTAGAAGGTATCTTCTTTAGTGGTAGTTTTGCTGCTATTTTCTGGTTAAAAAAAAGAGGCCTTATGCCAGGACTTACATTTAGTAATGAACTTATTTCTAGAGATGAG gggtTACATTGTGATTTTGCATGTTTATTGTTTAAACACATTGTACAAAAACCGTCAGTTGAGCGAGTTACATCAATTATTAAAGATGCCGTTGAGATTGAACAAGAATTTTTAACGGATGCGTTACCTGTTGAAATGATTGGCATGAATTGTAAACTTATGTGTCAATATATCGAATTTGTTGCAGATCGATTACTCGTGGAATTAGGTTGCCAGAAG ataTATATGTCTGAAAATCCGTTTGATTTTATGGAACATATCTCTTTAGAAGGTAAGACAAACTTTTTTGAAAAGAAAGTTGGAGAATACCAAAAATGGGGAATCATGCAAGACAAAATTGAAAGTAATTTTACACTGAATGCTGACTTTTAA
- the RnrS gene encoding ribonucleoside-diphosphate reductase subunit M2 isoform X2, with protein sequence MSNKASPKKLCTSPIISQDNGIRNLMVKTEAVRKLQLKENEFNPELEPLLKENPRRFVVFPIQWPDIWQMYKKAEASFWTVEEVDLSKDTFDWDRLNASEKHFISHVLAFFAASDGIVNENLVERFSQEVQITEARCFYGFQVAMENVHSEMYSLLIDTYIADANERDFLFNAIENLPCVAKKANWALNWINHETATFPERVVAFAAVEGIFFSGSFAAIFWLKKRGLMPGLTFSNELISRDEGLHCDFACLLFKHIVQKPSVERVTSIIKDAVEIEQEFLTDALPVEMIGMNCKLMCQYIEFVADRLLVELGCQKIYMSENPFDFMEHISLEGKTNFFEKKVGEYQKWGIMQDKIESNFTLNADF encoded by the exons ATGAGTAATAAG GCATCTCCAAAAAAGTTATGTACCTCGCCAATTATTTCTCAAGATAATGGTATAAGAAATTTA ATGGTTAAGACAGAAGCTGTcagaaaattgcaattaaaagaaaatgaattcaaCCCAGAATTAGAACCATTGTTGAAGGAAAATCCACGTAGATTTGTTGTCTTTCCTATTCAGTGGCCTGATATTTGGCAAATGTACAAGAAAGCAGAAGCATCATTTTGGACTGTAGAAGAAGTAGATCTTTCTAAG GATACATTTGATTGGGATCGTTTGAATGCCagtgaaaaacattttatatcccatgtatTAGCATTTTTTGCAGCCTCTGATGGAATTGTCAATGAAAATCTGGTCGAACGATTTAGTCAGGAAGTGCAAATAACGGAGGCGCGTTGCTTTTACGGTTTTCAAGTGGCTATGGAAAATGTGCATTCTGAAATGTACTCATTGTTAATTGATACATACATTGCAGATGCCAACGAAAG AGACTTTTTGTTTAATGCCATTGAGAATTTACCTTGTGTTGCAAAGAAAGCTAATTGGGCACTAAATTGGATAAATCATGAAACTGCCACCTTTCCTGAACGTGTAGTTGCGTTTGCTGCAGTAGAAGGTATCTTCTTTAGTGGTAGTTTTGCTGCTATTTTCTGGTTAAAAAAAAGAGGCCTTATGCCAGGACTTACATTTAGTAATGAACTTATTTCTAGAGATGAG gggtTACATTGTGATTTTGCATGTTTATTGTTTAAACACATTGTACAAAAACCGTCAGTTGAGCGAGTTACATCAATTATTAAAGATGCCGTTGAGATTGAACAAGAATTTTTAACGGATGCGTTACCTGTTGAAATGATTGGCATGAATTGTAAACTTATGTGTCAATATATCGAATTTGTTGCAGATCGATTACTCGTGGAATTAGGTTGCCAGAAG ataTATATGTCTGAAAATCCGTTTGATTTTATGGAACATATCTCTTTAGAAGGTAAGACAAACTTTTTTGAAAAGAAAGTTGGAGAATACCAAAAATGGGGAATCATGCAAGACAAAATTGAAAGTAATTTTACACTGAATGCTGACTTTTAA
- the Adi1 gene encoding acireductone dioxygenase 1 codes for MVRAWYMDNTDADQRLEHHREPPEYISLENLFKRTGVEYFKIDHKNYEDDGTLTKLKKERGYTYEDEIECSKECLPNYEEKLKNFFTEHLHTDEEIRLVLDGSGYFDVRDKDDQWIRIKVKPGDLIIIPSGIYHRFTLDINNYIKAKRYFVGEPIWLPYNRPVDDMECRKNYLNRLNNKFQSYSI; via the exons ATGGTTCGTGCGTGGTATATGGATAATACTGATGCCGATCAGCGCTTGGAACACCATAGAGAACCACCTGAATATATTTCCCTCGAAAACTTGTTCAAGAGAACAGGGGTTGAATACTTTAAG ATTGATCATAAAAATTACGAAGATGATGGCAcattaacaaaattgaaaaaagaacgcGGTTACACTTATGAGGATGAAATAGAATGTTCTAAAGAATGTCTTCCAAACTATGAAGAAAAA ttgaaaaatttttttaccgAACATCTTCACACCGATGAAGAAATAAGACTAGTATTGGATGGATCGGGATATTTTGATGTCCGAGATAAGGATGATCAGTGGATACGTATCAAAGTTAAACCCGGAGATTTAATCATTATTCCTAGTGGTATATATCATAGATTCACTTTAGACATTAAT AATTACATAAAAGCAAAACGTTACTTTGTGGGAGAACCTATTTGGTTACCCTACAACAGACCAGTCGACGATATGgagtgtcgtaaaaattatcttaatcgtttaaacaacaaatttcagaGCTACTCAATTTAA
- the LOC117610343 gene encoding uncharacterized protein LOC117610343 encodes MDESNEFYKKVQMYLMKKSQECGELKFFNACITPENSNHIDDICKSMIEIFEINNIPIKEKAVINSEKCIEAYKYLLLNTNFKNQERLAEDIIYGHLVDMCPPLSPYLLVQIMWSLEYEKILIASLLYVPFDLCTEILKIVTKCIDKLPFQRSVEVTYHLIFIIYSKFLELKECGMQSGSVKESIQDLLISFEEFLLLLTNSESPYLTELLGLKKYERHGIMLKKLICTIRKCLKKENNESFVSKDLEKLYQITFGKEPFIKCENMIVENTISTLNQQLTNILLNKIKEIDCNIYLSWAELDDEENNMISLQRSIGLECYYFIEFMKNDEHLSENTHLIECLQQLSSKPDPKQSNFVLNLQELCCAISDGKKELMKELLCRYKEWDRSILDFVYNNRSLLDKNDILILLKYLTHVFSQSTEEDLKEFSNTLVTKLVALQSVPDIYEIVIMYLIKYDGKNYLESPHTEEVFNDFIKRNANLQTPMVLKTVLLFLLKNPKTVLTIFVKITIGHPQYENIMISAKDLLLLSPFMQISEDNNELFLTNILRTICIENFEWNAKKFMDFIQVVLDGSIIKIHNLINSVFIPYLKEDIFNVSNLNSILNSIRKLQVRCTKDTNVKDLIIALAGKMSFLRKNTSIPRYVASEIFVQITRILEYFLEIKNNQMPVSTKRQIIDKIECVIEPIDKLYFSPLWYLRKKGVSIIDIIEDYERRCFVVLNRLKEDPQTSERLRRYFSDLSLEREDFLRHLITRSTEGEYQRLGTELTIVYWFAFGWNNEIEAYDHFLRLTVEACSLALEYPSIGGNDLFPFLLKSFIRFCRMFILLEEFEDKEHVYKSVIKNINQLNESIKHSPYANLFENYFTHLYNHTGNDYLQHLQDILNFCYSFSDQCLEYNHKCNQETRNIPHSTKVSHFHVTYEVISTCLKVPAKEAYDCLRRMNELFVFN; translated from the coding sequence ATGGATGAATCAAATGAGTTTTACAAAAAGGTTCAAATGTACCTTATGAAGAAGAGTCAAGAATGTggagaattaaaattttttaatgccTGTATAACTCCTGAAAATAGTAATCATATCGATGATATATGCAAATCAatgattgaaatatttgaaattaacaaCATACCTATAAAAGAGAAAGCTGTAATAAACAGTGAAAAATGTATAGAGgcatacaaatatttattattaaacactAATTTCAAGAACCAAGAACGTTTAGCAGAAGATATCATTTATGGACATTTAGTTGATATGTGCCCACCTTTATCTCCGTACTTACTTGTGCAAATAATGTGGAGTCttgaatatgaaaaaattttgattGCATCTTTGCTATATGTACCTTTTGATTTGTGTACCGAAATACTGAAAATAGTCACAAAATGCATAGACAAATTACCTTTTCAAAGGTCAGTTGAAGTTACGTATCATTTGATATTCATTATATATAGTAAATTTCTTGAATTAAAAGAATGTGGTATGCAGTCTGGAAGTGTTAAAGAGAGTATACAAGATTTGTTGATTAGTTTTGAAGAATTCTTATTACTGTTAACAAATTCGGAATCACCTTATTTAACAGAGTTATTAGGTTTGAAAAAGTATGAAAGACATGGtattatgttaaaaaaattaatttgtacaataaGAAAATGTTTAAAGAAGGAAAACAATGAAAGTTTTGTTTCTAAAGATCTTGAAAAATTATACCAAATCACATTTGGGAAAGAACCATTTATAAAGTGTGAAAATATGATTGTTGAaaatactatatcaacattaaatCAACAATTAACGAatatattgttaaataaaatcaaagaaattGATTGTAATATCTATTTGAGTTGGGCAGAATTGGACGACGAAGAGAATAACATGATTTCATTACAAAGATCTATTGGACTTgaatgttattattttatagaatttatgaAGAACGATGAACATTTATCAGAAAATACTCATTTAATAGAGTGTTTGCAGCAGTTATCGTCGAAACCAGATCCTAAGCAGTCAAACTTTGTCTTAAATTTACAAGAACTTTGTTGTGCTATATCCGACGGTAAGAAGGAGTTAATGAAAGAATTATTATGCAGATACAAAGAATGGGATCGGTCTATACTTGATTTTGTCTACAATAATAGATCTTTACtagataaaaatgatattttaattcTACTAAAATATCTCACGCATGTTTTCTCGCAGTCAACCGAAGAAGATTTGAAAGAGTTTAGTAATACATTAGTTACAAAATTAGTGGCACTTCAAAGTGTAccagatatttatgaaattgtaATTATGTATCTGATAAAATATGATGGGAAAAATTATCTAGAATCCCCGCATACAGAAGAAgtatttaatgattttataaaacgaAATGCAAACTTACAGACACCGATGGTCTTAAAAACTGTTCTACTGTTTCTCTTGAAAAATCCTAAAACTGTGTTGACTATATTTGTAAAGATCACCATTGGTCACCCtcaatatgaaaatattatgaTCTCTGCTAAAGATTTACTTCTGCTATCACCCTTTATGCAAATAAGTGAAGATAATAATGAGCTGTTCTTAACGAACATCTTAAGGACCATATGTATCGAAAATTTCGAATGGAATGCAAAGAAATTCATGGATTTTATCCAAGTTGTATTAGACGgttctataattaaaatacacaaTTTGATAAACAGTGTTTTTATACCATATTTAAAAGAAGATATTTTTAACGTATCAAACTTAAACTCTATTCTTAATAGTATTCGTAAATTACAAGTTAGATGTACCAAAGATACAAACGTGAAGGATTTAATAATAGCACTTGCAGGAAAAATGTCTTTCCTAAGAAAGAACACAAGTATTCCGAGATATGTAGCCAGTGAAATATTTGTTCAGATAAcaagaatattagaatactttttagaaattaaaaacaatcaGATGCCTGTTTCAACGAAAAGACAAATAATCGATAAAATTGAATGCGTTATCGAACCAATAGATAAACTATATTTTTCACCTCTTtggtatttaagaaaaaaaggtgTCAGTATAATTGATATAATAGAAGATTACGAAAGGCGCTGTTTCGTTGTGTTGAACAGATTGAAAGAAGATCCTCAAACTTCAGAGAGATTACGACGTTATTTTTCGGATTTAAGCCTAGAAAGGGAAGATTTCTTACGCCATTTAATTACTCGTTCAACAGAAGGAGAATATCAGAGATTAGGCACGGAACTTACAATAGTATATTGGTTCGCTTTTGGATGGAACAACGAAATTGAAGCATACGATCACTTTCTACGTTTAACAGTAGAAGCTTGTTCTTTAGCTCTGGAGTATCCATCTATCGGAGGAAAcgatttatttccatttttacTTAAGTCTTTCATACGCTTTTGCAGAATGTTTATTTTACTTGAAGAGTTTGAAGATAAAGAACACGTATATAAGtcggtaattaaaaatataaatcaactCAACGAGAGCATAAAACACAGCCCTTAtgcaaatttatttgaaaactaTTTCACTCATTTGTATAATCATACAGGAAATGATTATTTACAACACTTGCAAGATATTTTAAACTTTTGCTATAGCTTCAGTGATCAGTGTCTTGAATACAATCATAAATGTAACCAGGAAACTCGCAACATACCTCATTCTACAAAAGTTTCTCACTTTCATGTAACTTATGAAGTAATTTCTACTTGTCTGAAAGTACCTGCAAAAGAAGCCTATGACTGTCTCAGGAGGATGAATGAATTATTTGTTTTCAATTAA
- the Rap2l gene encoding ras-associated protein 2-like: MREFKVVVLGSGGVGKSALTVQFVSGCFMEKYDPTIEDFYRKEIEVDNSPCVLEILDTAGTEQFASMRDLYIKNGQGFVVVYSLTNHQTFQDIKAMKELITRVKGTERVPVLLVANKLDLEHQREVDTAEGNALAHLWGCPFVEASAKNRTNVNDVFAEIVREMNFSPEKEKKSYCCCSVL, translated from the coding sequence ATGCGCGAGTTCAAGGTAGTCGTCCTCGGCTCGGGCGGGGTAGGCAAGAGTGCACTCACCGTGCAATTTGTTTCGGGATGTTTTatggaaaaatatgatccgacgATCGAGGACTTTTATCGTAAAGAAATCGAAGTGGACAACTCGCCATGTGTACTTGAAATCCTTGATACCGCCGGTACCGAACAATTCGCGAGTATGCGCGATCTTTATATAAAGAACGGCCAAGGGTTCGTCGTGGTTTACAGTCTGACGAATCATCAGACTTTCCAGGATATTAAGGCGATGAAGGAATTGATAACACGCGTCAAAGGTACCGAAAGGGTACCGGTGTTACTTGTTGCAAACAAACTGGATCTTGAGCATCAACGTGAAGTGGATACAGCCGAAGGTAATGCTTTGGCTCACCTATGGGGCTGCCCGTTTGTCGAAGCTTCTGCGAAGAATCGTACAAACGTGAACGACGTATTTGCGGAAATTGTACGCGAGATGAACTTCAGCcctgagaaagagaagaagagctACTGCTGTTGCAGCGTCCtctaa
- the LOC117610357 gene encoding phospholipid scramblase 2 codes for MDSMYPAPQSPYAPTMPVPTAPPPSVFSMPQPGIPIVPQGGWSPSNTTCPPGLEYLMALSHLFVQQKVELVEAFTGFETKNKYIVANVRGEPVYYVAEESGFCGRLCLGTYRSCEFVVIDNNRREVLRMVRPFRCDSCCCPCCMQELEVYSGDTLLGSITQDWSLWRPTFSIRNAAGNTVLIIKGPWLRFCVNVTFKVKSADGRHRVGDIKKEWSGIGKEVLTSADNFGISFPVDLDVKIKAVLLGACLLFDFMYFEKKDKSAA; via the exons atggatTCCATGTACCCTGCACCTCAATCACCTTATGCACCAACAATGCCTGTCCCAACTGCACCACCACCAAGTGTATTTTCGATGCCACAACCTGGGATACCGATAGTACCACAAG gtGGTTGGTCACCGTCGAATACGACTTGTCCACCAGGCTTGGAATACCTTATGGCCCTTAGTCATCTATTTGTACAACAGAAAGTCGAATTAGTCGAAG CTTTTACCGGCTTTGAAACAAAGAACAAATACATCGTAGCGAATGTCAGGGGAGAGCCAGTTTATTACGTCGCGGAGGAGTCTGGATTTTGTGGACGTTTATGTCTGGGCACCTATCGCAGCTGTGAATTTGTTGTGATTGACAATAACAGAAGGGAAGTGTTGCGCATGGTTCGTCCCTTCAGATGCGACAGTTGCTGTTGTCCTTGCTGTATGCAG gaACTGGAGGTGTATTCTGGAGATACATTACTTGGGTCGATAACGCAAGATTGGAGCCTTTGGCGACCTACTTTTTCGATTCGTAACGCAGCCGGAAATACTGTTTTAATTATAAAGGGACCTTGGTTACGATTCTGCGTAAATGTAACATTTAAG GTTAAATCTGCGGATGGTAGACACAGAGTTGGAGATATTAAGAAAGAATGGAGCGGTATTGGCAAAGAAGTTTTAACTAGCGCAGATAATTTTGGTATAAGTTTTCCAGTAGACCTAGATGTTAAGATAAAAGCCGTTTTACTCGGTGCTTGTCTTCTATTT GACTTCATGtattttgaaaagaaagatAAGTCAGCCGCATAA